A single Phoenix dactylifera cultivar Barhee BC4 chromosome 1, palm_55x_up_171113_PBpolish2nd_filt_p, whole genome shotgun sequence DNA region contains:
- the LOC103713975 gene encoding sodium/hydrogen exchanger 2 isoform X1 yields MAMDLGSVLIKMGILSASDHMSVVSINLFVALLCACIVIGHLLEENRWMNESITALLIGLCTGVVILLTTKGRSSHLLVFSEDLFFIYLLPPIIFNAGFQVKKKQFFRNFMTIILFGAVGTLISFIIISLGAIGIIEKMGLGSLEIGDYLAIGAIFSATDSVCTLQVLSQDETPLLYSLVFGEGVVNDATSIVLFNAIQNFDLGHIDAVTILKFVADFFYLFFTSTFLGAFAGLLSAYVIKKLYFGRHSTDREVALMILMAYLSYMLAELSNLSGILTVFFCGIVMSHYTWHNVTESSRVTTKHAFATLSFIAETFLFLYVGMDALDIEKWKFVSNSPRKSIGVSSILLGMVLIGRAAFVFPLSFLSNLTKKHPNEKITFRQQVIVWWAGLMRGAVSIALAYNQFARTGHTQMRGNAFMITSTITVVLFSTMVFGLMTKPLIRLLLPPSIRQLSRDLSMSSEPPSPKYLHSPLLGNGQGSEVEAGQNIPRPTSLRMLLTAPSRSVHHYWRKFDDAFMRPVFGGRGFAPYVPGSPTERSVHAWQ; encoded by the exons ATGGCGATGGATTTGGGGTCGGTGCTGATCAAAATGGGGATTCTCTCGGCGTCTGATCACATGTCGGTGGTGTCGATCAATCTGTTCGTGGCTCTGCTCTGTGCTTGTATTGTGATCGGCCACTTGCTGGAGGAGAATCGGTGGATGAACGAGTCCATTACCGCGCTTCTCATC GGGTTGTGCACTGGAGTGGTTATTCTTCTCACCACCAAAGGAAGGAGTTCGCATCTTCTAGTCTTCAGTGAAGACCTATTCTTCATATACTTGCTTCCGCCAATTATTTTCAATGCTGG GTTTCAAGTAAAAAAGAAACAGTTCTTCCGCAACTTCATGACAATTATTCTGTTTGGTGCAGTTGGAACATTGATCtcctttattattatttcaCTTG GTGCCATAGGAATAATTGAAAAAATGGGtctaggttctctggaaattgGAGATTATCTTG CAATTGGGGCAATCTTTTCTGCGACAGATTCTGTTTGCACCTTGCAG GTGCTTAGTCAGGACGAGACACCTTTACTTTATAGCCTGGTTTTTGGCGAAGGTGTTGTCAATGATGCCACATCAATAGTGCTTTTCAATGCAATCCAGAACTTTGATCTAGGACATATTGATGCTGTTACCATTCTGAAGTTTGTTGCAGACTTCTTTTATCTATTCTTCACCAGCACCTTTCTAGGAGCATTT GCTGGATTGCTTAGTGCTTATGTCATCAAAAAGTTGTATTTTGGCAG ACATTCCACTGATCGTGAAGTTGCACTTATGATACTCATGGCTTACCTTTCCTATATGCTGGCAGAA TTGTCAAATTTAAGTGGTATTCTAACAGTGTTCTTCTGCGGGATAGTAATGTCACACTATACTTGGCATAATGTTACAGAAAGCTCTAGAGTTACCACTAA GCATGCCTTTGCAACACTGTCATTTATTGCTGagacttttctctttctttatgtTGGCATGGATGCACTGGACATTGAAAAGTGGAAATTTGTCAGTAACAG CCCTCGGAAGTCAATTGGTGTGAGCTCTATTCTGTTAGGCATGGTATTGATTGGAAGAGCTGCTTTCGTGTTCCCACTATCTTTTCTTTCCAACTTAACTAAGAAGCATCCAAATGAAAAAATCACATTTAGGCAGCAA GTCATAGTCTGGTGGGCAGGTCTAATGAGAGGAGCAGTATCAATTGCACTTGCATATAATCAG TTTGCTAGGACTGGTCACACCCAAATGCGCGGCAATGCTTTCATGATCACCAGTACTATCACTGTTGTTCTCTTCAGCACAATG GTGTTTGGGTTGATGACAAAGCCTCTGATTAGGTTACTTCTGCCTCCAAGCATAAGGCAACTCTCCAGGGATCTTAGCATGTCATCTGAACCTCCAAGTCCTAAATATCTCCACTCTCCCTTGCTTGGTAATGGGCAGGGATCTGAGGTGGAAGCAGGGCAAAACATCCCACGCCCAACAAGCCTGCGTATGCTTCTAACTGCACCAAGTCGTTCAGTTCACCATTACTGGCGTAAGTTTGATGACGCTTTCATGCGCCCAGTGTTCGGTGGGCGCGGTTTTGCTCCATATGTTCCTGGTTCACCAACTGAAAGAAGCGTCCATGCATGGCAATGA
- the LOC103713975 gene encoding sodium/hydrogen exchanger 2 isoform X2 gives MLVGTLISFIIISLGAIGIIEKMGLGSLEIGDYLAIGAIFSATDSVCTLQVLSQDETPLLYSLVFGEGVVNDATSIVLFNAIQNFDLGHIDAVTILKFVADFFYLFFTSTFLGAFAGLLSAYVIKKLYFGRHSTDREVALMILMAYLSYMLAELSNLSGILTVFFCGIVMSHYTWHNVTESSRVTTKHAFATLSFIAETFLFLYVGMDALDIEKWKFVSNSPRKSIGVSSILLGMVLIGRAAFVFPLSFLSNLTKKHPNEKITFRQQVIVWWAGLMRGAVSIALAYNQFARTGHTQMRGNAFMITSTITVVLFSTMVFGLMTKPLIRLLLPPSIRQLSRDLSMSSEPPSPKYLHSPLLGNGQGSEVEAGQNIPRPTSLRMLLTAPSRSVHHYWRKFDDAFMRPVFGGRGFAPYVPGSPTERSVHAWQ, from the exons ATGCTGG TTGGAACATTGATCtcctttattattatttcaCTTG GTGCCATAGGAATAATTGAAAAAATGGGtctaggttctctggaaattgGAGATTATCTTG CAATTGGGGCAATCTTTTCTGCGACAGATTCTGTTTGCACCTTGCAG GTGCTTAGTCAGGACGAGACACCTTTACTTTATAGCCTGGTTTTTGGCGAAGGTGTTGTCAATGATGCCACATCAATAGTGCTTTTCAATGCAATCCAGAACTTTGATCTAGGACATATTGATGCTGTTACCATTCTGAAGTTTGTTGCAGACTTCTTTTATCTATTCTTCACCAGCACCTTTCTAGGAGCATTT GCTGGATTGCTTAGTGCTTATGTCATCAAAAAGTTGTATTTTGGCAG ACATTCCACTGATCGTGAAGTTGCACTTATGATACTCATGGCTTACCTTTCCTATATGCTGGCAGAA TTGTCAAATTTAAGTGGTATTCTAACAGTGTTCTTCTGCGGGATAGTAATGTCACACTATACTTGGCATAATGTTACAGAAAGCTCTAGAGTTACCACTAA GCATGCCTTTGCAACACTGTCATTTATTGCTGagacttttctctttctttatgtTGGCATGGATGCACTGGACATTGAAAAGTGGAAATTTGTCAGTAACAG CCCTCGGAAGTCAATTGGTGTGAGCTCTATTCTGTTAGGCATGGTATTGATTGGAAGAGCTGCTTTCGTGTTCCCACTATCTTTTCTTTCCAACTTAACTAAGAAGCATCCAAATGAAAAAATCACATTTAGGCAGCAA GTCATAGTCTGGTGGGCAGGTCTAATGAGAGGAGCAGTATCAATTGCACTTGCATATAATCAG TTTGCTAGGACTGGTCACACCCAAATGCGCGGCAATGCTTTCATGATCACCAGTACTATCACTGTTGTTCTCTTCAGCACAATG GTGTTTGGGTTGATGACAAAGCCTCTGATTAGGTTACTTCTGCCTCCAAGCATAAGGCAACTCTCCAGGGATCTTAGCATGTCATCTGAACCTCCAAGTCCTAAATATCTCCACTCTCCCTTGCTTGGTAATGGGCAGGGATCTGAGGTGGAAGCAGGGCAAAACATCCCACGCCCAACAAGCCTGCGTATGCTTCTAACTGCACCAAGTCGTTCAGTTCACCATTACTGGCGTAAGTTTGATGACGCTTTCATGCGCCCAGTGTTCGGTGGGCGCGGTTTTGCTCCATATGTTCCTGGTTCACCAACTGAAAGAAGCGTCCATGCATGGCAATGA
- the LOC103714012 gene encoding pentatricopeptide repeat-containing protein At4g21065-like, whose protein sequence is MGFNFPTATVNLMGLLSAMAEPIRSSHSSPPSPIFHHLPNRPKHQASLSLLLHHHPNLSLHQLKQIQAQLFHQSLHHDTILITKLIASCASSGAINYAARLFRSLPEPDLVLCNSMLKAYTLNSLPDLAVSFFVDQLLFRGFSPDRFTFPSILKACAALSDLALGQQLHAGLVKNTNTCRDVIVLNSLLHMYFKCCRSESAIRVFRQIGVPNPTSWNMMMSGLLSSGDLDSARAVFDEMPQRDVVSWNTLMSAYVKAGEMDVAQDLFDKMHEKDSVSWNVLISGYSQNGESDKALSVFSRMLADGIKPDNATLLAVASACSSACSVESKVVDQIASFARSVNSVTVSTALLNLYANVGRMEEAREVFDAIPEKDLVAWNAMITGCARNRRPAEAIELFRLMQKPRNGVKIRPDSVTMISLIDSCSQMGALSLGEWVYAYIRKNRIKTDTVLMTALVDMYAKCGDLGRARRLFAEMPGKDLASWNAMIKGLAVHGQGNEAVEMFYLMEKDGIVPNDVTFVGLLHACSHGGLVVKGLELFELMQSRYGIAPCIEHYGCVVDLLGRAGRLVEAYELVKNMLVEPDIVIWGALLGACRSHQNLELAEVAAQRLVELDPGHDGNYVLLSNVYASMGKWGNVDRVRAQMRARLVRKAPGCSAVELGGVVHEFRAGDRSHPRSNEIYGAWDELAKQLKMLGYEPDRGALLKTLDEEGREEVLYRHSEKLALSFALISSESKSPIRIIKNLRICNDCHRVMELVSELEEREITVRDRIRFHHFNAGHCSCGGYW, encoded by the coding sequence ATGGGATTCAACTTCCCAACTGCCACTGTGAACCTCATGGGACTACTCTCAGCTATGGCAGAACCCATCAGAAGCAGCCACTCTTCACCACCTTCCCCCatttttcaccaccttccaaacCGACCCAAACACCAAGCCTCACTCTCCcttctcctccaccaccatccCAATCTTAGCCTGCACCAACTCAAGCAAATCCAAGCTCAGCTCTTCCACCAATCCCTCCACCATGAcaccatcctcatcacaaagcTCATAGCATCCTGCGCCTCCTCCGGCGCCATAAACTACGCCGCCCGCCTCTTCCGCTCCCTCCCCGAACCCGACCTCGTCCTCTGCAACTCCATGCTCAAAGCCTACACCCTTAACTCCCTCCCCGACCTCGCCGTCTCCTTCTTCGTCGACCAACTCCTCTTCCGCGGCTTCTCCCCGGACCGCTTCACCTTCCCTTCTATCCTCAAGGCCTGCGCCGCCCTCTCCGACCTCGCTCTCGGACAGCAACTCCATGCTGGCTTGGTGAAAAACACAAACACCTGTCGTGATGTCATCGTGCTGAACTCACTTCTCCACATGTACTTCAAGTGCTGCCGATCCGAGTCTGCCATTCGGGTTTTTCGGCAGATAGGAGTGCCCAATCCGACTTCTTGGAACATGATGATGTCGGGGTTGCTGAGTTCCGGGGATTTGGATTCGGCGCGGGCCGTGTTCGACGAGATGCCTCAAAGAGATGTGGTTTCGTGGAACACTTTGATGAGTGCTTATGTGAAGGCAGGAGAGATGGATGTAGCTCAGGATCTTTTCGACAAGATGCATGAAAAGGACTCCGTCTCGTGGAATGTTTTGATCTCTGGGTATTCTCAGAATGGCGAGAGCGACAAGGCTCTATCGGTTTTCTCTCGGATGCTCGCGGATGGAATTAAGCCTGATAATGCTACATTATTAGCCGTTGCGTCGGCCTGCAGCAGTGCTTGCTCGGTGGAAAGCAAAGTGGTCGATCAGATTGCGAGTTTTGCAAGGTCAGTGAATTCAGTGACAGTCTCAACTGCGCTGCTGAATCTTTATGCAAATGTTGGTAGAATGGAAGAGGCCCGAGAAGTTTTTGATGCAATCCCTGAGAAGGATCTGGTGGCATGGAATGCGATGATCACCGGGTGTGCTCGGAACCGGAGACCAGCCGAGGCAATCGAATTGTTCCGCCTGATGCAAAAGCCAAGAAATGGAGTTAAGATCAGGCCTGATAGTGTAACAATGATTAGCTTGATTGATTCATGCTCTCAGATGGGTGCACTGAGTCTCGGGGAATGGGTCTATGCTTACATCAGGAAGAACAGGATAAAAACAGACACTGTCTTGATGACTGCTCTAGTGGATATGTATGCCAAGTGTGGAGACCTCGGCCGAGCAAGGCgcctttttgcagagatgccTGGGAAAGATTTGGCTTCCTGGAATGCAATGATCAAAGGGCTAGCTGTTCATGGGCAAGGGAATGAGGCAGTTGAGATGTTTTATTTGATGGAAAAGGATGGAATTGTTCCTAATGATGTAACCTTTGTTGGCTTGCTCCATGCCTGCAGTCATGGAGGATTGGTTGTGAAGGGCTTGGAGCTATTTGAATTGATGCAGAGTCGGTATGGCATTGCGCCATGCATCGAGCACTATGGATGTGTTGTGGATTTGCTCGGCCGAGCTGGACGATTAGTCGAAGCCTATGAATTAGTGAAGAACATGCTTGTTGAGCCTGACATAGTCATCTGGGGAGCATTGCTCGGAGCATGCCGATCCCATCAAAACTTAGAGCTAGCAGAAGTGGCTGCGCAAAGACTTGTAGAGTTAGACCCAGGACATGATGGAAACTATGTGCTTCTCTCTAATGTGTATGCATCAATGGGGAAGTGGGGAAATGTTGACAGGGTCAGGGCTCAGATGAGGGCACGTCTGGTGCGCAAGGCGCCCGGGTGCAGCGCAGTTGAGCTTGGTGGAGTGGTTCATGAGTTTCGTGCAGGAGATCGGTCGCACCCGAGATCGAATGAGATCTATGGAGCTTGGGATGAACTGGCGAAGCAACTAAAAATGTTAGGCTATGAACCAGACCGGGGAGCTCTACTTAAGACCTTGGATGAGGAGGGCAGGGAGGAAGTTTTGTATCGGCATAGCGAGAAGTTGGCCTTGTCATTTGCACTCATTAGCTCAGAATCAAAATCTCCAATTAGGATCATTAAGAATTTAAGGATTTGCAATGACTGTCACAGGGTTATGGAGCTGGTGTCGGAGctcgaagagagagagataacagTTAGAGACCGAATTCGGTTTCACCATTTCAATGCAGGGCATTGTTCTTGTGGGGGCTATTGGTGA